A stretch of Streptomyces vietnamensis DNA encodes these proteins:
- a CDS encoding GNAT family N-acetyltransferase: protein MGRRLVPLTLDNLPDLPKRCRSCVFWELDPVSGEAAVKAGRPELEKEAWISAVLLEWGSCGRVVYVDEVPVGYVLYAPPAYVPRSTAFPTSPVAADAVQLMTAWIMPGYQGQGLGRVMVQTVAKDVMRRGFKAIEAFGDARWKEPACVLPADHLLAVGFKTVRPHHAFPRLRLELRTTLSWKEDVEMALDRLLGAVQKEPALRPL from the coding sequence GTGGGGCGTCGGCTCGTACCGCTCACGCTGGACAACCTTCCGGATCTCCCCAAGCGGTGTCGCTCCTGTGTCTTCTGGGAGCTCGACCCGGTCAGCGGTGAGGCGGCGGTGAAGGCGGGGCGCCCGGAGCTGGAGAAGGAGGCCTGGATCTCGGCCGTTCTCCTGGAATGGGGTTCTTGCGGCCGGGTGGTCTATGTCGACGAGGTGCCGGTCGGCTATGTCCTCTACGCTCCCCCGGCCTATGTGCCGCGTTCGACGGCCTTCCCGACGAGCCCCGTGGCGGCGGACGCCGTCCAGCTGATGACGGCGTGGATCATGCCGGGCTATCAGGGGCAGGGCCTGGGACGGGTGATGGTGCAGACCGTGGCCAAGGACGTGATGAGGCGGGGCTTCAAGGCGATCGAGGCGTTCGGGGACGCCCGCTGGAAGGAGCCGGCCTGTGTGCTGCCGGCCGACCATCTCCTCGCGGTGGGCTTCAAGACCGTCCGTCCGCACCACGCCTTCCCCCGGCTGAGGCTGGAGCTCAGGACGACGCTCTCCTGGAAGGAGGACGTCGAGATGGCCCTGGACCGTCTGCTCGGCGCCGTGCAGAAGGAGCCGGCGCTGCGGCCTCTCTAG
- the trxB gene encoding thioredoxin-disulfide reductase, producing the protein MSDVRNVIIIGSGPAGYTAALYTARASLKPLVFEGAVTAGGALMNTTEVENFPGFRDGIMGPDLMDNMRAQAERFGAELIPDDVIAVDLTGDIKTVTDTAGTVHRAKAVIVTTGSQHRKLGLPNEDALSGRGVSWCATCDGFFFKDQDIAVVGGGDTAIEEATFLSRFAKSVTIVHRRDTLRASKAMQERAFADPKISFAWDSEVTEIHGEQKLSGLTLRDTKTGATRELPVTGLFIAVGHDPRTELFKGQLELDEEGYLKVAAPSTRTNLTGVFGAGDVVDHTYRQAITAAGTGCSAALDAERFLAALADSEKLAETPAV; encoded by the coding sequence GTGAGCGACGTCCGTAACGTGATCATCATCGGCTCCGGGCCCGCGGGTTACACCGCTGCGCTCTACACGGCCCGAGCGTCGCTGAAGCCTCTGGTCTTCGAAGGCGCCGTCACCGCCGGTGGCGCCCTGATGAACACCACCGAGGTCGAGAACTTCCCCGGTTTCCGTGACGGGATCATGGGCCCGGACCTGATGGACAACATGCGGGCCCAGGCCGAGCGCTTCGGCGCCGAGCTGATCCCGGACGACGTCATCGCCGTGGACCTGACCGGTGACATCAAGACCGTCACCGACACCGCCGGCACCGTGCACCGCGCGAAGGCCGTGATCGTCACCACCGGTTCCCAGCACCGCAAGCTCGGCCTCCCCAACGAGGACGCGCTCTCCGGCCGCGGTGTCTCCTGGTGCGCCACCTGCGACGGGTTCTTCTTCAAGGACCAGGACATCGCCGTCGTCGGCGGCGGCGACACCGCGATCGAGGAGGCCACCTTCCTCTCACGCTTCGCCAAGTCCGTCACGATCGTCCACCGCCGCGACACCCTGCGCGCCTCCAAGGCCATGCAGGAGCGCGCCTTCGCCGACCCGAAGATCTCCTTCGCCTGGGACAGCGAGGTCACCGAGATCCACGGCGAGCAGAAGCTCAGCGGTCTGACCCTGCGCGACACGAAGACCGGTGCGACCCGCGAGCTCCCCGTCACCGGCCTCTTCATCGCCGTCGGCCACGACCCGCGGACCGAGCTCTTCAAGGGCCAGCTGGAGCTGGACGAGGAGGGCTACCTCAAGGTCGCCGCCCCGTCGACGCGCACGAACCTCACGGGCGTCTTCGGCGCCGGTGACGTCGTGGACCACACCTACCGTCAGGCCATCACGGCCGCCGGCACCGGCTGCTCCGCCGCGCTCGACGCCGAGCGCTTCCTGGCCGCCCTCGCCGACAGCGAGAAGCTGGCCGAGACCCCCGCGGTCTGA
- a CDS encoding ParA family protein has protein sequence MAGSPHREPEAEESESLRSDANIAGPMTDPVPGPRTESVGEDVSRETPPPMDDTPIGRAAQLAVEALGRAGEGLPRPAQTRVMVVANQKGGVGKTTTTVNLAASLALHGARVLVIDLDPQGNASTALGIDHHAEVPSIYDVLVDSKPLSDVVQPVMDVEGLFCAPATIDLAGAEIELVSLVARESRLQRAIQAYEQPLDYILIDCPPSLGLLTVNAMVAGAEVLIPIQCEYYALEGLGQLLRNVDLVRGHLNPALHVSTILLTMYDGRTRLASQVADEVRSHFAEEVLRTSIPRSVRISEAPSYGQTVLTYDPGSSGALSYLEAAREIALRGVAVHYDPQHAHVGHQNNQRSMSEGIQ, from the coding sequence ATGGCAGGCTCTCCTCATCGCGAGCCTGAAGCCGAGGAGAGTGAATCCTTGCGGTCCGACGCCAACATCGCGGGACCGATGACCGATCCGGTCCCCGGTCCCCGAACCGAATCGGTGGGGGAGGATGTTTCACGTGAAACACCGCCCCCGATGGACGACACCCCCATCGGTCGTGCTGCCCAGCTGGCAGTAGAGGCGCTGGGTCGTGCCGGTGAGGGACTTCCCCGCCCGGCCCAGACACGCGTCATGGTGGTCGCCAATCAGAAGGGCGGCGTGGGCAAGACGACCACGACGGTCAACCTTGCCGCCTCCCTGGCACTGCACGGCGCCCGGGTCCTGGTCATCGACCTGGACCCGCAGGGCAACGCCTCGACGGCGCTCGGCATCGACCACCACGCCGAGGTCCCCTCGATCTACGACGTCCTGGTGGACAGCAAGCCGCTCTCCGATGTGGTGCAGCCGGTCATGGACGTCGAGGGCCTCTTCTGCGCCCCCGCGACCATCGACCTGGCCGGCGCGGAGATCGAGCTGGTGTCGCTTGTGGCGCGCGAGAGCCGTCTGCAGCGGGCGATCCAGGCCTATGAGCAGCCGCTGGACTACATCCTCATCGACTGCCCGCCCTCGCTCGGCCTCCTCACGGTCAACGCCATGGTGGCGGGCGCGGAGGTGCTGATCCCGATCCAGTGCGAGTACTACGCGCTGGAGGGGCTCGGACAGCTCCTGCGGAACGTCGACCTGGTGCGGGGGCACCTCAACCCGGCGCTCCACGTCTCGACGATCCTGCTCACCATGTACGACGGCAGGACGAGGCTCGCCTCCCAGGTCGCCGACGAGGTGCGCAGCCACTTCGCCGAGGAGGTGCTGCGGACCAGCATTCCGAGGTCCGTCCGCATCTCGGAGGCGCCGAGCTACGGGCAGACGGTCCTCACGTACGACCCGGGCTCCAGCGGCGCCCTGTCGTACCTCGAAGCGGCCCGTGAGATCGCACTGCGGGGGGTCGCCGTGCACTACGACCCGCAGCACGCCCATGTAGGGCACCAGAACAACCAGCGCAGCATGTCGGAGGGGATCCAGTGA
- a CDS encoding ParB/RepB/Spo0J family partition protein, with translation MSERRRGLGRGLGALIPAAPQERQVERGVAAAKLATLPQSPQAPESSPTWNEPEPVALPEPPAGAYFTELPIDAIVPNRHQPREVFDEDALAELVTSIKEVGLLQPVVVRKIEADRYELVMGERRLRASTTAGLERIPAIVRDTDDEKMLLDALLENLHRAQLNAIEEAHAYEQLLKDFGCTHDQLAERIGRSRPQISNTLRLLRLSLPVQRRVAAGVLSAGHARALLGVEDPDAQDKLAYRIVSEGLSVRSVEEIVSLMGSEEPASAVKPKGPRAGGRVSPALTDLATRLSDRFETRVKVDLGQKKGKIVVEFASMDDLDRILSTLAPGEGRVMDHKNAEQS, from the coding sequence GTGAGCGAGCGACGTAGGGGATTGGGGCGTGGGCTCGGTGCCCTGATTCCTGCTGCTCCCCAGGAACGGCAGGTGGAGCGAGGGGTGGCCGCCGCGAAGCTGGCGACGCTGCCGCAGAGCCCGCAGGCCCCGGAGTCGTCGCCGACGTGGAACGAGCCCGAGCCGGTGGCCCTGCCGGAGCCTCCGGCCGGTGCCTACTTCACCGAGCTTCCGATCGATGCCATCGTTCCCAACCGGCATCAGCCCCGTGAGGTCTTCGACGAGGACGCGCTGGCGGAGCTCGTCACCTCCATCAAGGAGGTCGGCCTGCTCCAGCCCGTGGTCGTGCGCAAGATCGAGGCCGACCGCTACGAGCTCGTCATGGGTGAGCGTCGTCTGCGGGCCTCGACGACGGCGGGCCTTGAGCGGATCCCGGCGATCGTCCGGGACACCGACGACGAGAAGATGCTCCTGGACGCCCTCTTGGAGAACCTTCACCGGGCCCAGCTGAACGCGATCGAAGAGGCCCACGCCTACGAGCAGCTGCTCAAGGACTTCGGCTGCACCCATGACCAGCTCGCGGAGCGGATCGGGCGCTCCCGCCCGCAGATCTCCAACACGCTGCGTCTGCTGCGCCTCTCGCTGCCGGTGCAGCGCCGGGTCGCCGCCGGAGTGCTCTCCGCCGGCCATGCGCGGGCCCTGCTCGGCGTGGAGGACCCGGACGCCCAGGACAAGCTGGCGTACCGGATCGTCTCCGAAGGCCTCTCGGTGCGCAGCGTCGAGGAGATCGTCAGTCTCATGGGCTCCGAGGAGCCCGCGTCGGCGGTCAAGCCGAAGGGCCCGCGTGCCGGCGGCCGTGTCTCGCCCGCGCTGACGGATCTCGCCACCCGGCTCTCGGACCGCTTCGAGACCCGGGTGAAGGTCGACCTGGGACAGAAGAAGGGCAAGATCGTCGTCGAGTTCGCCTCGATGGACGATCTGGACCGGATCCTCTCGACCCTGGCTCCCGGCGAGGGACGGGTCATGGACCACAAGAACGCCGAGCAGAGCTGA
- the trxA gene encoding thioredoxin, translated as MAGTLRNVTDADFDEAVLKSDKPVLVDFWAAWCGPCRQIAPSLEAIAAEHGEIEVVKLNIDENPATAAKYGVMSIPTLNVYQGGEVVKTIVGAKPKAAILRDLEGFVEPTKA; from the coding sequence GTGGCCGGCACCCTCAGGAACGTGACCGACGCCGACTTCGACGAGGCCGTCCTCAAGAGCGACAAGCCCGTCCTCGTGGACTTCTGGGCTGCCTGGTGCGGCCCGTGCCGTCAGATCGCCCCGTCGCTGGAGGCCATCGCCGCCGAGCACGGCGAGATCGAGGTCGTGAAGCTCAACATCGACGAGAACCCGGCCACGGCTGCCAAGTACGGCGTCATGTCCATCCCGACGCTCAACGTCTACCAGGGCGGCGAGGTCGTGAAGACCATCGTCGGCGCCAAGCCGAAGGCCGCCATCCTGCGCGACCTGGAGGGCTTCGTCGAGCCCACCAAGGCCTGA